One genomic region from Lycorma delicatula isolate Av1 chromosome 1, ASM4794821v1, whole genome shotgun sequence encodes:
- the LOC142325622 gene encoding uncharacterized protein LOC142325622 yields the protein MDNERLIELVYERNELWDVGNRNYHNRDFSRKLWNEIANAMDCTSHLAKSKWQNLRDTYRKEYMKHIRIPAHKNKGPHWKYFHKLSFLNDVLALRKKFVTPIGSRGSRTPTKAKVEKKKPIVDEERETSDMDDDIYTDINPLRYLCEVPQVVADETQDKSSAQDTISDDAFSATENQDNNNNGRRRTRASVKMLKQEGNSIVPPSPLILQQNEQNESHQQPPFYEEFHHFAFNLNPEQHNMGLYDDFEATRTENNQTNSSMYDEDYHFLISLLTHLRDIPKNRKLHVRQKLQQVLLDEQNNILDGKTVDIRPENKEPERLEDQPNINSEESMEIKDKTDE from the exons ATGGATAACGAAAGATTGATCGAGTTGGTATACGAAAGGAATGAGCTGTGGGACGTCGGAAACAGAAACTATCACAATAGAGACTTCTCCAGGAAGCTATGGAATGAAATAGCCAATGCAATGGATTGCACAA GTCATTTGGCGAAATCGAAATGGCAAAATCTAAGAGACACATATCGAAAAGAATACATGAAGCACATAAGAATACCAGCACATAAGAACAAAGGCCCACACTGGAAGTATTTCCATAAACTATCATTTTTAAACGATGTATTAgcattgagaaaaaaatttgtaacaccAATCGGATCTAGAGGCAGCAGAACGCCCACCAAGGCTAAAGTCGAGAAAAAAAAACCGATTGTTGACGAGGAAAGAGAAACAAGCGATATGGATGACGACATTTATACAGATATAAATCCTTTAAGATATTTATGCGAAGTGCCTCAGGTTGTCGCTGACGAAACCCAAGACAAGTCGTCTGCACAAGACACTATATCTGATGATGCGTTTTCAGCGACCGAAAACCAAGACAATAACAATAACGGTCGAAGAAGAACTAGAGCGTCCGTGAAAATGCTAAAACAGGAAGGAAATTCAATAGTACCACCATCCCCCCTCATTCTTCAACAAAACGAACAAAATGAAAGTCATCAGCAACCCCCATTTTATGAAGAGTTCCATCATTTTGCATTCAATCTGAATCCAGAGCAACACAACATGGGTTTATACGACGATTTTGAAGCCACCCGAACGGAAAACAATCAGACCAACAGCTCAATGTATGACGAAGATTATCACTTTTTAATCAGTCTATTGACTCACCTTAGGGATATTCCAAAAAATAGGAAATTACATGTTAGGCAAAAGTTGCAACAAGTGCTACTGGATGAGCAAAACAATATATTAGATGGCAAAACAGTTGACATTAGACCAGAAAATAAGGAACCGGAGCGGCTAGAAGATCAACCAAACATAAATAGCGAGGAGTCAATggaaattaaagataaaaccGATGAGTAA